The region CGGTCATGCTGTCTGATAGAAAACCATTTAAAACCAAGACTTTGTGGAAGAAGAATTAAGTTAGTGTGCAAATTCTTCTCTATGCTCTTCTACtgtcaagcaacccagaaaaaaAAGCAGTGTCTTGTGACTCCCTGGAGCAGTGTTGCAGAGTTGGAATGCATGGGTAcattttatgttgaataaatgtaCAAAGaggatagatatatatatatattaaaaaaagaaaagctaTGCAAATGTCTCTAGATGTAGctgtaaataaataacaataatatcCAGAAAGTTACATTAAGGTGCATATTGGACACTTGACACACAGATGACATCATGCCGTGACATTGTCATAACGGTCATCACTGGACATAATCTTTACTCCACTTGACGGATTCCCTTTGCCTCCTCCACTTTCCGCAGGCTCTCATCCCACTGGGTGAACTGCTTGGACAGCAGGAACATCTGCCAAAGAGGTCAAGGTTCAAAGATAATTTGGTGGGCCGGGCAGTTCATTCCATTAGCACAGACTAGACATTTCTCAGAGTTCAACATGACTTGACAGAAAACACAATCTAGGTAATTACTTTCAGCAACCACTCATGCTTATTCATCTAACCGAGGAGGTCAGGAGACAAGACAGCCAATGTACTCGGCAGTTTCACTAGCTAACCTCAGATACATTTTCCTCTGGCTTGAGTGTTATTTATTCACTTCAATAATTCCATTATTTGATATTATAATGAAGGAAAGGTACCATTTTGTTATACTCCTCAAACAGCTTCTTCACCTCTAGGGACTGGGCCTCAGTTTGGTCCTTTGGGAAAATGACAAGAATGGTGTCACTAAGATACTGTAATTCACAAAAGTCAATCTAGCGTGTCTTGTGAGGAAAGACAAAATCAAGAAGGGGGGGGGTCATACCTGCTCTTTGATGTGAATCTGAGACAAACGCTGTAGCTTGGTGGCATGCTCTGGCACATCTGTGAATAAGAACTTTACAATGAGTTGCATTCAACATAACAAACACTATTTAACCCATCATCACTTCACACAGACCATATTGTAATGGTACTTAAATTCCCTCGCACTGACCTCTGATGTAGTTGCTGTCCAATAGTGGCTGGAGGTTGCTGACCTGCTCCAGAAGGGTGGCCTGGGAAAGGAGGAAGTCTTCCTCTGTGGGGAGAAACAAGTGCATGAGTTTGAGACTGGAGGCACATATCCATACGCCAGAGGCCTACTCAATCACCATGATGCAGGACCAAATTTGGCAACATTTACTCACATATTTTAAATGAAAAACTCTTACCAGCAAGGATGAATTCCAGCTTCATGGCATCAGGAACAGTGATGTGGTCAGTGAACTGAGGGTCCAGATACTTCAGCAGGTCCTCAACTGTACAAAGAACAAAAGGTTATAGAATATATATACTAG is a window of Salmo trutta chromosome 37, fSalTru1.1, whole genome shotgun sequence DNA encoding:
- the LOC115176685 gene encoding dynactin subunit 3 — protein: MDRKFEVDNLETRLETLESRIYGEKRNKGGKPVKCADSLSRVQSALANTANKRERVKILHKKIEDLLKYLDPQFTDHITVPDAMKLEFILAEEDFLLSQATLLEQVSNLQPLLDSNYIRDVPEHATKLQRLSQIHIKEQDQTEAQSLEVKKLFEEYNKMMFLLSKQFTQWDESLRKVEEAKGIRQVE